Proteins from a genomic interval of Lolium perenne isolate Kyuss_39 chromosome 1, Kyuss_2.0, whole genome shotgun sequence:
- the LOC127327443 gene encoding uncharacterized protein, whose translation MTARNVELALTGLIAGSTEAAQATRLTTCPLQTGAVQWSIPELPSPPMASGHHQKLPEIWLNLTAAPSYGISAPLTILSGIAFCGLAGYRKEPKDINPEENYVILAITQMEAGASRQDADMMVLASSVLSRGSSAM comes from the exons ATG ACTGCAAGGAATGTGGAGTTAGCCTTGACCGG GCTGATAGCGGGAAGCACAGAGGCAGCACAGGCGACTCGCCTTACAACATGTCCTCTTCAGACAGGTGCAGTGCAGTGGTCGATACCGGAGCTCCCGTCCCCACCAATGGCTTCAGGCCACCACCAGAAGCTCCCTGAAATATGGTTGAATTTGACAGCAGCGCCATCGTACGGGATATCAGCTCCCCTGACAATTCTCTCCGGCATTGCTTTTTGTGGACTAGCTGGCTATCGCAAGGAGCCGAAAGATATAAATCCTGAGGAAAACTATGTGATTTTAGCCATTACACAGATGGAGGCAGGAGCTAGCAGGCAAGACGCTGACATGATGGTGTTAGCCAGTTCTGTTCTTTCCCGGGGTAGCTCAGCTATGTGA